The window CCTGAGGTGCGGAGCTGGCTGCTGCCTCCTGCTCAGCCTCATCGACCGCCGCCAGGATAGTCAGGCTGCGCTCATAGAACGCGGCCCCTTCAGGCGTGAGCAACTGCCGCCTTGTTGAGCGATTGAGCAAACGCGTTCCCAAGCGGTTTTCCAGCCTTGAGACGAGCTTGCTGACCGCTGATGGGGTCATCGCACAGTTCTTGGCGGCAGCCGTGTAGCCGCCATCTTCAACGACCCTGACGAACACGTTCATTTCGGCGAAGCAGTTTATGTCCAACCGTCTCATATGAATTCAAGTCACAAGTTGTATGCCCCAGGACCGGCTATATCTGCCGCGTTGCCACTCATACTCTAATCCAGAGCCTGAAAGGCGGACGTGAAATTCAGCAAACGACATGCCACCACTTGGATACCAAGTTTGGAGGGTGAGATGAATAGCGAGATAAAACTGGTCCTGATTCACGGTGCTCAGGATGAAGAAGGACTGAACACTGCACTGCTGAAATGGGTTTCTGATGTTTTAGCGCAACGTGCTGAGTTCGCGCCTTGGTATATGGAACCTGCCAACCTCATAGCCAAGCCAGACAATAAGGCCGTGATGCAGCGACAGGAAAGTCTTCGCCATTTGGCCGAGGCTGATGCATTCCTGATCATTACATCGGAACTGACCAATGTTTATCACTCCGAGCTGAAGGCATTCATTGACCAGGTTTCGATTCGCTGGCACGCAAAACCGGTGGCATTCGTCGGCTACGGCGGGGCGTCGGGTGGACGTTACGCGATTGATCAGCTTCGCCAGGCACTGGCCGAGCAACACGCGGTACCCATCTGCAATTTCGTGTCCTTCCCTAATCCTTGGGCGCTAATCGATGAGGCCGGGGTTATACGTCAGCCTGATCAAGCCAGGCTTCCAATGGCTCGAATGCTGGTACAGCTGAACTGGTGGGCGAGAGCCCTGAAGGCTGCGCGACAACAGATGCCCTATGAACGGGTGAGCTAAACCTCAGTGCAAAGGCGTGCCGCAGAAATAGGCAAAGGTTACGGAGTATTCGACTAACGGAAAGTTGTTGCCCGTCCTTAACCTTGTTTCCAGACCCGCTTCCTGGGCAAACAGAAGAGGAAACCAATCATGTTGAACATCAAAGACAAAGTCATCGCAATCACCGGCGCAAGCAGCGGTATCGGTGAGGCTACCGCGCGACTGCTGGCTAGCCAAGGCGCGAAAGTAGTGCTCGGCGCCCGTCGTACTGACCGACTTGAAAGGATTGCTGGCGATATCAACGCCTCCTCCGGCAGCGCTGAATTCCGTGCTCTGGACGTCACGGACCGAAAGGATGTCCAAGACTTCATCGACTTCGCCGTTACCCGGTTCGGTCGTGTTGATGTGTTGGTGAATAACGCTGGCGTGATGCCTCTTTCCAAACTTGAGGCACTCAAGGTGGATGAGTGGGACCGTATGATTGACGTGAACATTCGCGGAGTTCTGCACGGTATCGCTGCCACGTTGCCGCTGATGCAGCGCCAACGGGCTGGGCAGATCATCAATATTGCCTCTATTGGTGCCTATGCCGTGAGTTCGACTGCGGCCGTTTACTGCGCCACCAAATACGCTGTCCGGGCCATTTCCGAAGGCCTTCGTCAAGAGGTTGGAGGCGATATTCGGGTTACCGTCATCGCTCCTGGTGTTACTGAGTCCGAGCTGGCCGAGAGCATCTCTGATGAGGGCGGTCGCGCCGAGATGAAAGAGTTTCGCAAGATCGCGATTTCGGCCGACGCCATCGCACGAGCGATTGCCTATGCCGTGGAACAACCTGCGGACGTGGATGTAAGCGAGCTGATCGTTCGGCCCACGGCGAGCCCATTCTGACGGAGTGCGCAATGGCGACGCGGGCCTTCCTGCTGGCCTTTTTGTACTCGGAATGTAAGCCCCGCGTGCCCTGCCTCACCCTGATGCGACGAGACATCGAGGGATCGCGGGCACAAGATTGCGCGGGGCCAACATTCAGGCACACGTTCAAAACGTTGTGCGTTTTCACACAACCTGAACCATCGCCAGATTCACCCGCTTCAGACTCGAGCAGGTGACACGATGATTTTCACGTTGTGCTCCTTGTTGTTGACCAGTTCCTCGAAGCCCTGCCCCACAATCTGCTCCAACTGAATGCGCCCGGTCACCAGAGGTGTGATGTCCAGCCGACCGTCAGCGATAAAAGCAATCACATCAGCGAACTCACCGTTATAGGCCAGCGCGCCCAGCACTTGTTTTTCAGTAGCCACCAACTCGAAGAAGTTGAACTCGCTGGGCTCCTCAAAGATCCCCACCAGTACGCACTTGCCGGCCTTTCGGATCAGATCGATCGCCAGTTTGGCCGTGTGTTTATTGCCGATGCATTCGAAGCTGACATCCGCCCCGAGCCCACCCGTCAGGCGCCGCACCTCAGCCAACGCATCGCACTCATTGGGATCGAGCACGTGGTTCGCCCCCACTTCCAGGGCCTTGGCCTTGCGTGCTGCAGACATTTCCAGAGCGATCACCTGAGCCGCACCGGCAGCCTTGGCGCACATGATGGTGCACAGGCCAATGGTGCCTGCACCGACCACCACCACATTCTGCCCGAGCAGGCTCCCGGCTTTTTTCACCGCATGCATGCCCACCGCCAGCGGCTCGATCAGTGCCCCGGCTTCGGCAGGAAAGTTTGCCGGCAATTTGTACAGCAGATTGGCCGGCACGTTGACCAGTTCGGCGAAGGCGCCATTGTTCATCAGCCCGGTGAAGGCCAGGTTCTCGCAGATGTTGTACAGCCCATGGGTGCAGTAGTAGCAGGTGCCGCAATGTTGGCAGGCATCGGCCGCCACCGGTTCGCCGACAGTGAAACCCTGGACATCGGCGCCGAGTTCGACGATCTCACCGCAAAACTCATGTCCGAGAATGCACTGGCCCTTGATCCCGGTCAGCGGGTGCGGCGCGTCGACCGGTATGAACACCGGCCCGGCCACGTACTCATGCAAATCGGAACCACAAATTCCGCACCATTGCACACGGATTTGCACCCAGCCGGCGGGCGGTGCTATTGGCAGCGGAACGTCTTCGACGCGGATATCGTTGCGGCCATGCCAGACCGCTGCACGCATGCTGCGTACCGGATTGATTGAAAGGCTCATAGCAAAATCTCCTTGAAATCGTTGGTCCTGGCACCCCGTGAGAGGCTGCCAGGAGAAGGCATCAGTGCTGTTGCACAAAGTCCAGGATCAATCGGTTGACCTGCTCGGCCGCTTCCATCTGCACCATGTGCGCCTGACCTGGCAGGACCTCGACCTGGGCCTTCAGCCCGGCGCTGTGGTTCATCGGAATAATTGCATCGTCACTGCCCCAGATCAGCAATACCGGCTGCTGGCCTTCTTGCACCACATGGCGCAGATCCAGTTGTTGCCTGCCCTCGGTAAACAGGCCCGAAACCAGCATTCTCAATGCCGCGTCCACCCCTTCCAGGCGCTTGTACTTGAGCATGTCTTCGAGCATCTGCCGGTTGACCAGCTCGGGGTTGGAGAACAGTTGCACCAACTGTGGCTTGAGGGCATTGCGGTTGCTAGCCTCGACAAAGCCTTGCAGGTAATCACCGTTGATGTCCTCGCCCAGACCGGCGCTGCCGATCAAGGTCAGGGACCGTACCCGCTGCGGAGCCAGACGCGCAGTGTTCAGCGACACCGCGCCGCCCATGGAGTGACCCACCAGATGCGCTGCGGGAATCTCCAGGTGATCGAGCAATGCCAGCACTACGCCGCTCAGCTCGTCCAGGTCTCCACGCTCCAGCTGTTTGGTCGACTCGCCATGGCCCGGCAGGTCCAGCGCAATCACCCGGCGGCCGGCGGCTAATGCTTCGTGATTGAACATCCAGTTGTTCAGGTCACCGCCAAAGCCATGGACCAGCACCAACGGCACACCTCCATCGCCGCGCTCGAAGTAACGGATCAACCGCCCGTCCAGCTCGACCTTTTGCGGTTTCGGCCCGCTGTCTTCTTCGGCACCGTCACCGGGTACGAACGCGGCTTGAAACTGCTCGACCACCGCATCGATCTCCGCCTCGCTGGCTTCGCCGTCGACCACGATGCCGAGCAACGCACCCACCGCGAGGGTTTCATCCTGGCGGGCGATCTGCCGGCGCAGCACCCCGGAAAACGGTGCCTCGACACTGCTGGAAATTTTGTCGGTTTCGACGTCCAGCACTTCGTCGCCCTTGGCGATAACCTGGCCCTCCTCCTTGAGCCAGACATCGACCCGTCCCTCGGTCATGGACAGGCCCCACTTGGGCATGGTCAGGGTATGGATCTGGCTCATGAACGCTTGCTCCACTCAATCAGCTTGAGCACGGCGCTTTCGATCTTCGCCGCGTCGGGAATATAGAGGTCCTCCAAGGCATCAGAGAACGGCACCGGCGTGTGCGGCGCGGTTACCATCTCGATCGGCGCCTTGAGCGAGGCGAAGGCTTTTTGCGCCACCAGGGCCGAGATGTCCGTGGCCATGGAACAGCGCGGGTTGGCTTCGTCGATCACCACCAGGCGCCCGGTCTTTTCCACGCTTTCGAGAATGCTGTCTTCGTCCAATGGGCTGGTGGTGCGCAGGTCGATCACCTCGCAGTCGATGCCGCGTGCGGCCAGATTGCGCGCGGCGTCCATCGCCGTGTTGACGGTGCGGCCATAGGAGACCAGCGTCACGTCCTTGCCATCACGCAAAAAGTTGGCTTCGCCGAAGGGAATGGTATAGAGCTCTTCCGGTACTTCACCCTGCATGCTGTAGAGCATTTTGTGTTCACAGAAGATCACCGGGTCATTGTCGCGGATGGCCTGGATCAACAGGCCTTTGGCGTCATAAGGCGACGACGGGCAAACCACTTTCAGCCCCGGAATGTGGGTCCACAACGAGGTCAGCATCTGCGAGTGCTGGGCGGCGGCCCGCAACCCGGCGCCGACCATCGTGCGGATCACCAGTGGCGTGGAGGCCTTGCCACCGAACATGTAGCGAAACTTGGCCGCCTGATTGAGGATCTGGTCCAGACAGCAACCGGCGAAGTCGACGAACATCAACTCACACACCGGGCGCACACCACAGGTCGCGGCGCCCACCGCAGCACCGACATAGCCCAATTCCGACAATGGTGTGTCCAGCACTCGCCCAGGGAATTGGTGATAGAGGCCCTTGGTCACGCCCAGCACCCCGCCCCAGGCGTCGTTTTCACCGGGGGCACCGGCACCGCCGGCGACGTCCTCACCCATGATGAACACGCTGGGGTCGCGGCGCATTTCCTGGGCCAGCGCTTCGTTGATTGCCTGCTGATAACTGATTTTTCTCGCCATGATGAAGGTCTCGATTCTTGTTATAGGGGGCGTGTTCAGGGATAGGAAACGTAGACGTCGGAGAGCAGATCGGCCGCGCTCGGTTTGGGGTCGGACTTGGCCTTGCGCACGGCGTTCTCGATCAGCAGGTCGACCTCGCTGTCGATCTGGTCCAACTGGCTGGCCTGCACCCGCCCGGCACGGAGAGTGCGCTCGCGAAACTGCATCAGGCAGTCGTTGTGCTCACGGAAATGCTTGACCTCGTCCGGCGCCCGATAGGTCTGGGCGTCGCCCTCAAAGTGACCGTAATAGCGAGTCAGCTTGACCTCGATCAGTGACGGCCCCTCCCCGGCCCGGGCTCGCTCCACGGCGGCACCGGCGGCTTCGTGAACGGCGAAGAAGTCGAAGCCGTCCACCGTGACCCCGGGCATGCCGAAACCGGCAGCGCGGTCGGCGATGTGATCGCAGGCCACCGACCAGTTGGAGGCTGTGGCTTCGGCATAACCGTTGTTCTCGGCAATGAACAGGCAGGGCAAATTCCACACCGAGGCCATGTTCATCGCTTCGAAGACCGCCCCTTCGTTGGAGCCGCCGTCACCGAAAAACACCACCGCAACGCTGTCAGTCCCCTTCAGTTTGGCGGCCAGGGCCGCGCCTACGATCAGCGGCGCACCGGCCCCCACTATGCCGTTGGCACCGAGCATGCCCTTCTCGAAATCGGCGATGTGCATGGAGCCACCCTTGCCTTGGCAGACCCCGGTTTTCTTACCGTAAATCTCGGCCATCATCCCGTACACATCGACGCCTTTGGCGATGCAATGACCGTGACCACGGTGGTTGGAGGCAATGCAATCGTCATCACCCAAGTGGGCCATGACCCCGGCGGCTGAAGCTTCTTCGCCGGCATACAGATGGACGAAACCTGGAATCTCGCCGGTAGCGAATTCCACGTGCAAGCGTTCTTCAAAAACGCGGATGGTGCGCATCACCTGGTAGGCATGCAGCAATTGATCAGCGGTCAGCTGTGTCGACATTTTTATTCTCCAGGGTGTCTTGAGGCTCAAGTTTCAAGGTGCAAGGTTCAAAGGGTGTTGCGGGTGTTCACGGCCGATGGCCAGAAGTCGCTGTTGCGCGGCATAGGCCAGGGCCGCATTGACGTCGATGCTCAGCGGACCGTCGGCATCGAGGGTGACCGTGGGCCGGTCATGGGCGTTGAATTCGATCTCGCGCTCGCCATCCAGCGCCAGGGTGCCGCTGGCCAGGCACAGGCCGTGGGCGACGCCGAGTTCAAGGCTCGCGGCAGCGAGTACGCCGCAGCCTTGCAGCAGGCCGGGAGCCAGAGGCACCAGCAGCGCTTCTGGTGATTGCGCATCGAGGCGCATCCAGGCCCCGCCCGGAGCCTGACGTGACACCGGAAACCACAAGCCGCAAAGGGCCGAGATGCCAATGGACTGCGGTTCAGCGAAGGTCACAAAGACCTCGGCCAGATCAGATCCGCGACTGATGGCCCGGGCGCCGACAAAGGGCAGCGAGGACACCGCCACGTCCACCAGGGCCATCTCGCACAGGCCACGACCCGGCTCGCGCACCAGCAAGCGTTTGTTGCGGCGCAAGGCGATCTCGGGCGGGATCCGCCCACTGACAAACAGCCCGCCGGCCAACCCGGCGCTGGTGGCTTCACGCAGTTCCGGAAAGGCGTTGTTGGTGCCGGTGGACAGGGTCAGCAGCGGAATGTCGCCGACTTCGGCGGCCACCGCCTTGTGAGTGCCGTCGCCGCCCAGCACGGCGATCAGGGCAACGCCGCGTTCGGCCATCCAGCGCGCCGCGTGACGGGTGTCCTCGACACTTTGGCGCAGGGTCAGGTCGAGGAACTCAAGGGCCGGCCAGTGACTGCTGCGAGCCTGGCGACCGTGGCTGTTTTTCAGCACGGCGGCGGCGATGCCGGTCATGTCGGTGGGCATCAGCACCCGTTCGATGCCAGTGGCGCCAAAGGCAGCCAGCAAGCGCTGGATCACCGAGACCTTGTCGGTGCTGGAAAATAGCCCGGCGCTGGCGGTCAGGCGCCGCACGTCCCGACCGGATGCCGGGTTGGCGATGATGCCTACGGTCAGCGGCGCACGACTCATGACGCCACCGCGGGCAGAACAGGGAAAGGGGCTGGACAGGACATCGGGCACCTCTTTTTATTTTTGGGTTGCCAGTCGGGCTGGTTGCCAGAGCTAGAGCAAGGCCGATGCCAGATCCGCCAAAATACCTGCACAAGCCCGTCGTAGAGCGGTCCGGCGAGAACCCGAGGGTGGTCGAATCAAGCCCGAATGAGACGCGTCATGTCAGGCTGCACGAGGCGGCGGCGAGACCGTGAGACGTTGCGTCTCACCGCCAACCCTGTGAGACCCGGCCCTTGTCGGCGACCAATGAACGGCGCTTAATAGCCGCACAACTAAAAGAAGATGGAACCGGAGGCCTTAATGCTTTCCGCACACTCGAAGGCGCATGTGGATTGCGTCAGCCGTGTTTTGAAAAACGCCGAACACCTGCCGCAGTTGCCTGTGCCGGGCTTGATACTCGACTCCTGGCGCCGCTCCATGGAGCAACACCATCTGGACCCTGGCTCATTGCAAGGGCCACGGATCCTTTCGCAGAACGTGCTGCAGGAATGCCGCGAGCGTTCCGAGTTGTTCTTGCGCATCGCCAGCGAAGAAGTCGCCCGCCTCCACGGTCGCGTGCGTGACGCTAACTACTGCGTGCTGCTGACCGATGCCCAGGGTCAGACCATCGACTATCGCGTGGAAACCTCCATCCGCAATGACTGCCGTAAAGCCGGCCTGTACTTGGGCACTTGCTGGTCAGAAGGCGAAGAAGGCACCTGTGGCGTGGCTGCGGTGCTGACAGCGAGAACACCGATCACGGTGCACAAACGCGATCACTTTCGCGCCGCGTTCATCGGCCTTACCTGCTCGGCCGCGCCGGTCTTCGACCCGCGAGGCGAATTGCTCGGAGTGCTCGACGTGTCCGCAGTGAGTTCCCCGGACGACCGCCGCTCCCAACATTTGATCCGGCAGATGGTGGTGCAAAGCGCACGGGAAATCGAACAGGCGTTTTTCATGAACAGTGCCCAGGGTTACTGGGTGCTGCGAGCCCACAACAGCCCCGGCTACGTCGACAGCCAACCCGATTACTTGCTCGCCTGGGATGATGACGGCCGTTTGCAGGCACTGAACCCGGCAGCAAGGCAGCTGCTGCTGCAAAGCTTTGGCCATCTGCCGGAACACATCGGCCAGGTATTCGATCAGCAGTTGTTGCATCGGGCCAGCGATGAATCGCTCTGCGTGCTTCACGGCCAAGGAGGCCACCCTGCGCTGCATGGACGACTCCGCGGTCCACGTCGGGTGAAACGCACCCCATTGCGTCCTGTATTGACACCCGCCGAGTTCGATCCGCGACTGGAAGAAAGCCTGCGCCTTGCAGTGCGGGTCAAAGACCGCAACCTGCCGGTGCTGATCCAGGGCGAGACCGGCTCCGGCAAGGAAGTCTTCGCCCGTCAGTTACATCAGGCCAGCCAGCGCCGTGAGCGTCCGTTCGTTGCAGTGAACTGCGCGGCGATCCCGGAGAACCTGATCGAAAGCGAATTATTTGGTTATGTCGCCGGTGCTTTCACGGGCGCCTCGAGCAAGGGCATGCAAGGTCTGCTGGAGCAGGCCGACGGCGGCACGCTGTTTCTCGATGAAATCGGCGACATGCCCCTGCCCTTGCAAACCCGCCTGCTGCGGGTTCTGGCCGAAGGTGAAGTGGCGCCACTGGGAGCTTCACGGCGCAAAGCGATCGACCTTCAGGTCATCTGCGCCAGTCACCGCGATCTGGAAGCACTGGTCGCCGCGGGCGAATTTCGCGAAGACCTGTACTTTCGTTTGAGTGGAGCCCGCTTCCAGTTACCGCCGCTGCGCGAACGCAGTGACCGCTTGGCGCTGATCAACAGGATTCTCGATGAAGAATCGACGCTTTGCGCAGACCCCATGCACCTGGGAGGCGCGGCGCTGGAATGCCTGCTTGGCTACCGCTGGCCAGGTAACGTTCGCCAGTTACGCCACGTGCTGCGTTATGCCTGTGCGGTGTGCGATTCAAACCTGATTCAGGTCAGTCATTTGCCCGAGCAACTGCAAGGCCACAGGCTTAACGGCCCAAGTTTCAGCGACACCAACGATTGCGGCGCGAGCCCCGAACGCCAAGCACTGCTCGATGCCCTGGTGCGTCATCGCTGGAAACCCACCGCCGCCGCCAAGGCTTTGGGCATCTCTCGGGCAACGCTGTATCGGCGGGTGCATCAGCACGGTATAGAGATGCCGGGTAGAAGCCAGGTTGAATGAGCCTGAAAGCCAGCAGAAAGAACGATTAACTAACGTTTTTTGTGCTTTCTTCTAGCGATTTCCAAAGCCTTCTTTTCAACCCTTTTTTATGGTCAGTGCCCCGCAACCACAGGCCTTCCAGCCGCACGCGCGCCCGATTTGAAGCCATGAACCCGAGCCCCCCAGACAATCACGAACCCCACCCCGACCAACACCACCATTGCCCATGGAAAAGAGGCGGCGCCCCACCTGTCCAACAACACTCCGCCCACGACACCACTCGCGGCAATCGCACTATTCCAGGCCACTACATTCAGCGACAACGCCACATCTGCCCCATCCCCCGCGGCATCCGCCAGCGCCGTTTGCAGCAACGTCGCCGCTCCGCCGAAGCTCACCCCCCAAACCGCTGCGCCGACATAGATCATCTCCGGCACGCGGCCCAAAAGGCCAAACATTACACACACCGCCGCAAACGCTGCCAGGCTCACCAACACCGTTTTGCGCAACGATACCTCAACCCTTTTGGCAGTCAGCCAAATCCCCACCAACGCCGCAATACCAAACACCAACAACACCACATCCACCCGATCCGCCAACCCTGCTGGCGCCACGAAGGGTGCGATGTAGGTGTAGAGAATGTTGTGCGCCAGCATCCAGCTGATGACCACTGCCAGCACG of the Pseudomonas frederiksbergensis genome contains:
- a CDS encoding NADPH-dependent FMN reductase; its protein translation is MNSEIKLVLIHGAQDEEGLNTALLKWVSDVLAQRAEFAPWYMEPANLIAKPDNKAVMQRQESLRHLAEADAFLIITSELTNVYHSELKAFIDQVSIRWHAKPVAFVGYGGASGGRYAIDQLRQALAEQHAVPICNFVSFPNPWALIDEAGVIRQPDQARLPMARMLVQLNWWARALKAARQQMPYERVS
- a CDS encoding SDR family oxidoreductase gives rise to the protein MLNIKDKVIAITGASSGIGEATARLLASQGAKVVLGARRTDRLERIAGDINASSGSAEFRALDVTDRKDVQDFIDFAVTRFGRVDVLVNNAGVMPLSKLEALKVDEWDRMIDVNIRGVLHGIAATLPLMQRQRAGQIINIASIGAYAVSSTAAVYCATKYAVRAISEGLRQEVGGDIRVTVIAPGVTESELAESISDEGGRAEMKEFRKIAISADAIARAIAYAVEQPADVDVSELIVRPTASPF
- a CDS encoding 2,3-butanediol dehydrogenase; amino-acid sequence: MRAAVWHGRNDIRVEDVPLPIAPPAGWVQIRVQWCGICGSDLHEYVAGPVFIPVDAPHPLTGIKGQCILGHEFCGEIVELGADVQGFTVGEPVAADACQHCGTCYYCTHGLYNICENLAFTGLMNNGAFAELVNVPANLLYKLPANFPAEAGALIEPLAVGMHAVKKAGSLLGQNVVVVGAGTIGLCTIMCAKAAGAAQVIALEMSAARKAKALEVGANHVLDPNECDALAEVRRLTGGLGADVSFECIGNKHTAKLAIDLIRKAGKCVLVGIFEEPSEFNFFELVATEKQVLGALAYNGEFADVIAFIADGRLDITPLVTGRIQLEQIVGQGFEELVNNKEHNVKIIVSPARV
- a CDS encoding acetoin dehydrogenase dihydrolipoyllysine-residue acetyltransferase subunit; this translates as MSQIHTLTMPKWGLSMTEGRVDVWLKEEGQVIAKGDEVLDVETDKISSSVEAPFSGVLRRQIARQDETLAVGALLGIVVDGEASEAEIDAVVEQFQAAFVPGDGAEEDSGPKPQKVELDGRLIRYFERGDGGVPLVLVHGFGGDLNNWMFNHEALAAGRRVIALDLPGHGESTKQLERGDLDELSGVVLALLDHLEIPAAHLVGHSMGGAVSLNTARLAPQRVRSLTLIGSAGLGEDINGDYLQGFVEASNRNALKPQLVQLFSNPELVNRQMLEDMLKYKRLEGVDAALRMLVSGLFTEGRQQLDLRHVVQEGQQPVLLIWGSDDAIIPMNHSAGLKAQVEVLPGQAHMVQMEAAEQVNRLILDFVQQH
- a CDS encoding alpha-ketoacid dehydrogenase subunit beta; the protein is MARKISYQQAINEALAQEMRRDPSVFIMGEDVAGGAGAPGENDAWGGVLGVTKGLYHQFPGRVLDTPLSELGYVGAAVGAATCGVRPVCELMFVDFAGCCLDQILNQAAKFRYMFGGKASTPLVIRTMVGAGLRAAAQHSQMLTSLWTHIPGLKVVCPSSPYDAKGLLIQAIRDNDPVIFCEHKMLYSMQGEVPEELYTIPFGEANFLRDGKDVTLVSYGRTVNTAMDAARNLAARGIDCEVIDLRTTSPLDEDSILESVEKTGRLVVIDEANPRCSMATDISALVAQKAFASLKAPIEMVTAPHTPVPFSDALEDLYIPDAAKIESAVLKLIEWSKRS
- a CDS encoding thiamine pyrophosphate-dependent dehydrogenase E1 component subunit alpha is translated as MSTQLTADQLLHAYQVMRTIRVFEERLHVEFATGEIPGFVHLYAGEEASAAGVMAHLGDDDCIASNHRGHGHCIAKGVDVYGMMAEIYGKKTGVCQGKGGSMHIADFEKGMLGANGIVGAGAPLIVGAALAAKLKGTDSVAVVFFGDGGSNEGAVFEAMNMASVWNLPCLFIAENNGYAEATASNWSVACDHIADRAAGFGMPGVTVDGFDFFAVHEAAGAAVERARAGEGPSLIEVKLTRYYGHFEGDAQTYRAPDEVKHFREHNDCLMQFRERTLRAGRVQASQLDQIDSEVDLLIENAVRKAKSDPKPSAADLLSDVYVSYP
- a CDS encoding ATP-NAD kinase family protein codes for the protein MSRAPLTVGIIANPASGRDVRRLTASAGLFSSTDKVSVIQRLLAAFGATGIERVLMPTDMTGIAAAVLKNSHGRQARSSHWPALEFLDLTLRQSVEDTRHAARWMAERGVALIAVLGGDGTHKAVAAEVGDIPLLTLSTGTNNAFPELREATSAGLAGGLFVSGRIPPEIALRRNKRLLVREPGRGLCEMALVDVAVSSLPFVGARAISRGSDLAEVFVTFAEPQSIGISALCGLWFPVSRQAPGGAWMRLDAQSPEALLVPLAPGLLQGCGVLAAASLELGVAHGLCLASGTLALDGEREIEFNAHDRPTVTLDADGPLSIDVNAALAYAAQQRLLAIGREHPQHPLNLAP
- a CDS encoding sigma-54-dependent Fis family transcriptional regulator: MLSAHSKAHVDCVSRVLKNAEHLPQLPVPGLILDSWRRSMEQHHLDPGSLQGPRILSQNVLQECRERSELFLRIASEEVARLHGRVRDANYCVLLTDAQGQTIDYRVETSIRNDCRKAGLYLGTCWSEGEEGTCGVAAVLTARTPITVHKRDHFRAAFIGLTCSAAPVFDPRGELLGVLDVSAVSSPDDRRSQHLIRQMVVQSAREIEQAFFMNSAQGYWVLRAHNSPGYVDSQPDYLLAWDDDGRLQALNPAARQLLLQSFGHLPEHIGQVFDQQLLHRASDESLCVLHGQGGHPALHGRLRGPRRVKRTPLRPVLTPAEFDPRLEESLRLAVRVKDRNLPVLIQGETGSGKEVFARQLHQASQRRERPFVAVNCAAIPENLIESELFGYVAGAFTGASSKGMQGLLEQADGGTLFLDEIGDMPLPLQTRLLRVLAEGEVAPLGASRRKAIDLQVICASHRDLEALVAAGEFREDLYFRLSGARFQLPPLRERSDRLALINRILDEESTLCADPMHLGGAALECLLGYRWPGNVRQLRHVLRYACAVCDSNLIQVSHLPEQLQGHRLNGPSFSDTNDCGASPERQALLDALVRHRWKPTAAAKALGISRATLYRRVHQHGIEMPGRSQVE